From one Methanobacteriaceae archaeon genomic stretch:
- a CDS encoding pseudomurein-binding repeat-containing protein yields MSDDNISWTSFCQAMNSICYWLVQNKKKFKKREYYQILTLKGSCSDIEKKAKKLGSDKLVAMYTMAAIKDNTSLDFLPNYVMLKNGTKIDKAEYVDMAIRVEAYIRANGRIPAIVYRMSKLPDYKDSTMKLFTKTFNFKGNTIDEALAIIAKKKLYSKYFDSQKTDKKTINDASQGKGSNCVDWGQVYYRIAKSLGYDVQFVHVRCRVSGTGHIRLRLKHKKHTGGNWINRDPAAVADTTSGNVRPIWCENGNVIAIDPSWIFTDLYNR; encoded by the coding sequence ATGTCAGATGATAATATTAGCTGGACAAGTTTTTGCCAGGCAATGAACTCAATATGCTATTGGCTTGTCCAAAACAAAAAGAAATTTAAGAAACGTGAATACTATCAGATACTAACATTAAAAGGCAGCTGCTCAGATATAGAAAAGAAAGCAAAGAAATTAGGTTCAGACAAGCTGGTTGCGATGTATACAATGGCTGCAATCAAAGATAATACATCATTGGATTTCCTTCCAAATTATGTCATGTTAAAGAACGGAACAAAAATAGATAAGGCTGAATATGTGGACATGGCCATAAGAGTGGAGGCATACATCAGGGCAAACGGAAGGATTCCTGCAATCGTCTACAGAATGTCAAAGCTTCCGGATTACAAGGATTCCACAATGAAGCTATTTACTAAAACATTCAACTTCAAAGGAAATACCATTGATGAGGCTTTAGCCATTATAGCAAAGAAGAAATTATACAGCAAATACTTTGATTCACAAAAAACAGACAAGAAAACAATCAATGATGCTAGTCAGGGAAAAGGCTCCAATTGTGTGGACTGGGGACAAGTATATTATAGAATTGCCAAAAGCTTAGGTTATGATGTTCAGTTTGTCCATGTCAGATGCAGAGTTTCAGGAACCGGTCATATCAGATTAAGATTGAAACATAAAAAGCATACTGGAGGGAACTGGATTAATCGTGATCCTGCTGCAGTTGCAGATACAACTTCAGGTAATGTACGACCCATCTGGTGTGAAAATGGAAATGTAATAGCTATTGATCCGTCATGGATTTTTACAGATTTGTATAACCGTTAA
- a CDS encoding DUF2085 domain-containing protein: MNVLNLICHRKPERSFFIKGHQFPVCARCTGFYISLIIYFTYVYYFYVDYNIYLIAFAILLLIPSAIDGFTQFFEYRESNNVLRFTTGLLGGLGLGILVKALKYFIYLKMNGGI, translated from the coding sequence ATGAATGTATTAAACTTAATATGCCATAGAAAACCTGAAAGAAGTTTTTTTATTAAGGGACATCAATTTCCAGTTTGTGCTAGGTGTACAGGATTTTATATTTCTTTAATAATATATTTCACTTATGTCTATTATTTCTATGTAGATTATAATATCTATTTAATTGCATTTGCAATTTTGTTATTAATTCCATCAGCAATTGATGGATTCACCCAATTTTTTGAATATAGGGAAAGTAACAATGTACTAAGATTCACAACTGGTTTATTGGGCGGTTTAGGTTTGGGGATATTAGTAAAAGCATTGAAATACTTCATCTATCTAAAAATGAACGGAGGCATTTAA